Genomic DNA from Felis catus isolate Fca126 chromosome E3, F.catus_Fca126_mat1.0, whole genome shotgun sequence:
TAGCATCGGGCGAGGAGGCTGTCAGGAAGCACCAGGCTGAGCTCACGCAAACGCCACGCCACGGGTGGAGGTACGTGGCGGCGATAAGGCGATAAGGCCGGGGGCATAACCAGGTCACCTCAGGGGTCTCCTCTTGGCTTTGGGGTCACCCAGAAAGAGCCGGATGCGGGACTGCTGGAGACCTTGACTCTCAAATGCTTCAAATACGCTGGCCCTGACTGGACCCCCCGCTACCTGCCCCAGACTCAAAGACCGCCAGGTCGAGCGTCACTATATCCTGGCTACTTCAGCTGCAGCGGGTTTGAAGGACAAACGGGAAGGCCCTTCCTTCCGTCTGGGCCCTTCTCCAGCGTGTCCCAAGGCTCCTCTTCCCTGAACACGCAGCAGGGTCCTGCCCCCGGGCTACGGTGGGGGTGCCACACCCAGCCCCTCCTGCAACACAGCTCCTTCTTTCTGAATTAAAGCtgactggtgggggaggggggaatcacCTGTCACCCaaccctgtcccctcccccggAGAAGCAGGTCAGCAGAGTGGCGCCCCTTACCCCTTTCTTCCCGGAATGGCGCACTCCCAGTTCATGAGGTTCATCGTGCCATCGGGTTTTTTGTTGGGACAGCCACAAAGCCCTGAGAGAAAACAACCACACAGGCACATCAACGCCCCGGCATCTCATTCCTCCTGCTCGCACAACAGTCCTGAGACTCCCAAGGGCACCCTGCACAGAGTGTGTAACAGAGCAGACGTGATGGGGTTCCCGGGTTCCACCGGGGAAACCACCCCCCTGCTACGCACAGAAATAAAGCTTTCCTTACAAACGGGTGGTCCTTTCTCCAGGCTTTCCTCTCCTGGGCCAGTCTGCTGAAGGGCGATCCCCGACATGTTTCAAAGTCCCTGCAAGAGACCGGGCAGAGCACGCAGTTAGGACAGGCAGAGTGCAGGAGCCGTCCGCCCCTCCCCTCGCTCACCCAGGTTGACACAGACCGGGCTCCCAGCAAACCGCCCAGCTGGAGTCTGCCCCGGGCATCACGTCCCCGAGGGGCGACCCCGGCCTCCTCCCGCAGGCGGCTCTCCAGGAAAGAGGGAGCCAGGATGCTCCGGAGACCCAGAACACCTCCACGTGGGGCCCCTTCCCTGTGAACATCCCACCCCCAGGGGCCACGGCACAGGCCTAGGTATGTGCGGTGCAGGAAGGGTTCACCAGCATTCCCAGCAGACGCCCGCACACCTGTCCTGCCCTCTTGTCACACTGCAGAGGGTTGCAGCGACAGGGTTCCCACCGTCAGTCTCCACAGGAAAGGCAAGGACACGGTGGGGATGTCCAGAGCACTGCCTGAGGAccggggtggggggccagggcaGTGGCAGACCACTCCCCTCTGCCAATGCAGAGATTGGGGGGGGCATCAGGCCCCCAGTGTAGAATCAGGGGCTCACAATTTAGATTCAGGTCTGGCCAAGACAGTAACTCTTATTCTTGAAACCAACCGAGTAGAAAGGTGTCCCAGGTCAGACAGCAAGCCCACCGCGTTGTGCACAAGTCCCTAGACTGCAACTGGCCCACAGCACCCGAGCCTCCTCCATCCCCTCTGCTTTCTCACCCCCACCGCACCTCCCCATCCACTGGCACTCCATGAACATCAGAGAGATCAGGGCTCTTCTCCCATTTACTTCGGGAAAgtcagcgggggtggggggtggccagCAGGACCCAGGAACCCCTGGGGAGAAGACACCCGGCAGGCCCAGAGGTAGGCAGTCTGCCCGCTGGGCCCGCCAGTCCCAGGAGCGCTGCAGGAGTGGGTTACTCAGAGTCCCGCTTCTGGGTGTCAggtcccccagcacccccagacCACAGACCCCCCAAGGCCTAGTGCCTTCAGGGTCCCCACTAGTGGCCCAGAGCTCCCCTTACCCCCACCATCCGCTTGGCTCACACTCCCTGCAGGGAGAGCTGCCTCTCAGGGTCTCCAGGGTGCTGCTCACCCGGCACAGCCTAAGAGGCCGGAGCCCCAACTTCCCTCTACCCTCAGAGGTCACTAACCTTGCTAGAGAATTTGGCCTTAAGTCTGTCTTCAAAGTCCACGGAAACATA
This window encodes:
- the UBE2I gene encoding LOW QUALITY PROTEIN: SUMO-conjugating enzyme UBC9 (The sequence of the model RefSeq protein was modified relative to this genomic sequence to represent the inferred CDS: inserted 1 base in 1 codon) yields the protein MPPPISALAEGSGLPLPWPPTPVLRQCSGHPHRVLAFPVETDGGNPVAATLCSVTRGQDRDFETCRGSPFSRLAQERKAWRKDHPFGFVAVPTKXPDGTMNLMNWECAIPGRKGTPWEGGLFKLRMLFKDDYPSSPPKCKFEPPLFHPNVYPSGTVCLSILEEDKDWRPAITIKQILLGIQELLNEPNIQDPAQAEAYTIYCQNRVEYEKRVRAQAKKFAPS